The Marivirga salinae DNA window GCAAATTTATCTTCCCAGTTAAAATCATGCAATCTTTTAAGGGTATCCTCTTTAATATCCAATGCATATTCGTGATCAATTAGCCAAGCTTCATCTTTTTTAAATAACAAATTAGGCTTTTTTGTACCCCTATCTCCATTGCGGATAAAATTATCAAATGCATACAGCGTATCTAATTGAATACTGGAAGATAAATACTTTTTCTGGACCTCTCTTGTGAAATTTATGGCATCGGGAAGATATATACAGCCAAATTTCAATCTTTCATCAGATTGTTCAAATTGAAACATTTCTTCTGGAGGTAATGTAGCTATAAACTCTTGAGGAAATTCAATCAATGCCATTTTTGGGACATTAAAATCAAATTCGGAAGCCAAATGATTCCCTAAAACTTCAGCAGTTACATTATTTCTATTTTCAATTTGGTCCGTAGTATATAATTTTACCACATAAGGCTTGATCCCTGAATCTTCCTTAACCAAAACTACCCAAGGTTTAGTATGCCCTGATTCTTGAGGAATCACTTTAATAAATGATATGGCTTTGTAAACTGGAATCAAAAAATTACAATTTTTTACAAGTTAAATATATATAAGTTTTTTGAAACTATCTCTTTAACAGGTTTATGGTGTTTATAAA harbors:
- a CDS encoding HipA family kinase is translated as MIPVYKAISFIKVIPQESGHTKPWVVLVKEDSGIKPYVVKLYTTDQIENRNNVTAEVLGNHLASEFDFNVPKMALIEFPQEFIATLPPEEMFQFEQSDERLKFGCIYLPDAINFTREVQKKYLSSSIQLDTLYAFDNFIRNGDRGTKKPNLLFKKDEAWLIDHEYALDIKEDTLKRLHDFNWEDKFASHHISLPYLKKVSKTNKLSLFNSFTEYLRTMNLNEVRNVLTTLEGNGFNTQSTLIIHYFTEIRRNSAIFVNNLKGFIQ